In Ensifer canadensis, a genomic segment contains:
- a CDS encoding ABC transporter ATP-binding protein: protein MTRTDAATDPSKAVLSVENLTTSFLVDGAWKPVVRDISFSVMPGETVAIVGESGSGKSVTSLSIMRLLQKDMSRTEGRVMLGGCNILDLPESDMRRVRGNEVAMIFQEPMTSLNPLFTIGDQISEALLCHRPMSKAEAKAETIRLLDKVRIPSAASRFDEYPHRFSGGMRQRVMIAMALASRPKLLIADEPTTALDVTIQGQILDLIKVLQEEEGTSVLFITHDMGVVAEIADRTVVMFRGEAVETGRTDDIFLRAKHPYTRALLSAVPMLGSMKGKPQPLRFPVIDSVTGLPDTPAEGTSTVAQTRPILEVKNLVKRFDIHAGLLGKLQGRVHAIENVSFSLQPGETLSLVGESGCGKSTTGRAIMRLIEPQSGSVVLNGQDVLAMDRKRLREMRRTMQMIFQDPFASLNPRMTVGAAIAEPYLEHKLGTASQARDKVADLLERVGLQADMAARYPHEFSGGQRQRVCIARALALDPKVIVADESVSALDVSIKAQVINLLLDLQASLGLAYLFISHDMAVVERVSHRVAVMYLGEIVEIGPRTDIFENPQHPYTRKLMAAVPIADPTRRHTRRNVASDEIKSPMRAPDYVVGERQYRQISAEHFVQV, encoded by the coding sequence ATGACCCGCACCGACGCTGCCACCGATCCGTCGAAAGCTGTGCTTTCGGTCGAGAACCTGACAACCTCGTTTCTGGTCGACGGCGCCTGGAAGCCTGTGGTGCGGGACATCTCGTTCTCGGTCATGCCGGGAGAGACGGTGGCGATCGTCGGTGAATCCGGCTCGGGCAAGAGCGTGACGTCCCTTTCGATCATGCGCCTGCTGCAGAAGGACATGAGCCGAACCGAAGGGCGAGTCATGCTCGGCGGCTGCAACATCCTCGATCTGCCGGAAAGCGACATGCGTCGCGTGCGCGGCAACGAAGTGGCGATGATCTTCCAGGAGCCGATGACCAGCCTGAACCCGCTGTTCACCATCGGCGACCAGATTTCCGAAGCGCTGCTCTGCCATCGACCGATGAGCAAGGCGGAAGCGAAGGCCGAGACCATTCGCCTGCTCGACAAGGTCAGGATCCCGTCGGCCGCTTCCCGTTTCGACGAATACCCGCACCGCTTCTCCGGCGGCATGCGCCAGCGCGTCATGATCGCCATGGCGCTTGCCAGCCGTCCGAAGCTCCTGATCGCCGACGAGCCGACGACCGCCCTCGACGTGACGATCCAGGGACAGATCCTCGACCTCATCAAGGTGCTGCAGGAGGAGGAAGGAACGTCCGTCCTGTTCATCACCCACGACATGGGCGTGGTTGCGGAGATCGCCGACCGCACCGTGGTGATGTTCCGCGGCGAAGCGGTGGAAACCGGCCGGACGGACGACATCTTCCTGCGCGCCAAACATCCCTATACCCGCGCACTTCTCTCGGCCGTACCGATGCTCGGCTCGATGAAGGGCAAGCCGCAGCCGCTGCGTTTTCCTGTTATCGACAGCGTCACTGGCCTGCCGGATACGCCGGCCGAGGGAACGAGCACGGTCGCTCAGACCCGCCCGATCCTTGAGGTGAAAAACCTCGTCAAGCGCTTCGACATTCATGCCGGGCTGCTCGGCAAGCTGCAGGGCCGCGTGCACGCCATCGAAAACGTCTCCTTCAGCCTGCAGCCGGGCGAAACGCTGTCGCTCGTCGGCGAATCCGGCTGCGGCAAGTCGACCACCGGTCGCGCCATCATGCGGCTGATCGAACCGCAGAGCGGGTCGGTCGTTCTCAACGGCCAGGACGTGCTGGCCATGGATCGCAAACGCTTGCGCGAAATGCGCCGGACCATGCAGATGATCTTCCAGGATCCCTTCGCCAGCCTCAATCCTCGCATGACCGTGGGGGCTGCGATCGCCGAACCCTATCTCGAGCACAAGCTCGGCACCGCGAGCCAGGCCCGCGACAAGGTCGCCGACCTGCTGGAGCGCGTCGGCCTGCAGGCCGACATGGCCGCGCGCTACCCGCATGAATTCTCCGGCGGACAGCGCCAGCGTGTCTGCATTGCGCGGGCGCTGGCGCTCGATCCGAAGGTCATCGTTGCCGACGAATCGGTCTCGGCCCTCGACGTCTCGATCAAGGCGCAGGTCATCAACCTTCTGCTCGACCTGCAGGCGAGCCTCGGCCTTGCCTATCTCTTCATCTCGCACGACATGGCCGTCGTCGAACGCGTCAGCCACCGTGTCGCGGTAATGTATCTCGGCGAGATCGTCGAGATCGGCCCGCGCACCGATATCTTCGAAAACCCGCAGCACCCCTACACCCGCAAGCTGATGGCAGCCGTGCCGATCGCCGATCCGACCCGGCGGCACACCAGGCGCAATGTCGCCAGCGACGAGATCAAGAGCCCGATGCGCGCGCCCGACTATGTCGTGGGCGAGCGGCAGTACCGCCAGATTTCGGCGGAGCACTTCGTGCAAGTGTAG
- a CDS encoding VOC family protein, with amino-acid sequence MLTPNLILLYVEDPEQSAAFYTRLLGRGPVAAFPAYVAYALDNGLNFSLWSTKAANFVSSGSGHRMEIAFMVKDDAEVERLYAEWRKAGIPIEQDLMTAVFGRTFVALDPDGHRLRVCTPDK; translated from the coding sequence ATGCTGACCCCGAACCTCATCCTGCTTTACGTGGAAGATCCTGAACAGAGCGCCGCCTTCTACACACGGCTGCTTGGCCGTGGGCCGGTTGCGGCCTTTCCGGCCTACGTCGCCTATGCCCTCGATAACGGCCTGAACTTCAGCCTCTGGTCCACCAAGGCCGCGAACTTCGTCTCCTCCGGTTCGGGCCACCGGATGGAGATCGCCTTCATGGTCAAGGACGACGCCGAGGTCGAGCGGCTTTACGCGGAATGGCGCAAGGCTGGGATCCCGATCGAGCAGGACCTGATGACCGCCGTCTTCGGCCGCACCTTTGTCGCGCTCGATCCCGATGGCCATCGCCTGCGCGTCTGCACGCCAGACAAGTGA
- a CDS encoding Thivi_2564 family membrane protein, whose amino-acid sequence MGLLISILITFLVIVLVLYLVQRLPLDGRAKQIVQAIVLVIGIISLLKYLAVF is encoded by the coding sequence ATGGGGCTTCTTATCAGCATTCTGATCACGTTCCTCGTCATCGTGCTCGTGCTTTATCTGGTTCAGCGCCTGCCGCTGGACGGCCGGGCGAAACAGATCGTGCAGGCTATCGTGCTCGTTATCGGTATCATCTCGCTGTTGAAATATCTGGCCGTCTTCTGA
- a CDS encoding META domain-containing protein, protein MLKVATALSCACVLIEMASMQTVAAENVPQQLVGIWLAEDIAGRGVIDNLQSTLEIRDDGTYGGMAGCNHFTGTFSLSGAKITFGPAASTRKMCVPAVMDQEQKFLAALRTELSWDVEGSKLILGKSAGAPALTLASMAAGGSGSVDVTISVPGAETVDRQSARYDCGGKTVEAEYINAGPASLVTFTLDGNFTVASNVISASGAKYAGGQYIWWTKGDEATLYDATKGENDAGIACKAAG, encoded by the coding sequence ATGCTGAAAGTCGCCACCGCCCTTTCCTGCGCCTGCGTGCTGATCGAAATGGCCTCAATGCAGACGGTCGCTGCCGAAAACGTGCCGCAACAGCTTGTCGGCATCTGGCTTGCCGAAGATATCGCCGGCCGCGGGGTGATCGACAATCTTCAGTCGACGCTGGAGATCCGCGACGATGGAACCTATGGCGGCATGGCCGGCTGCAACCACTTTACCGGTACTTTCAGCCTTTCCGGTGCGAAGATCACCTTCGGCCCGGCGGCCTCGACCCGCAAGATGTGCGTGCCGGCGGTGATGGATCAGGAACAGAAATTCCTGGCGGCACTGCGCACCGAGCTTTCCTGGGATGTCGAAGGGTCGAAACTGATCCTCGGCAAGTCGGCCGGCGCGCCGGCGCTGACGCTGGCGTCGATGGCAGCGGGCGGATCGGGCAGTGTCGATGTCACGATTTCGGTTCCGGGGGCAGAGACCGTCGATCGCCAGTCGGCGCGCTATGACTGCGGCGGCAAGACGGTCGAAGCCGAATACATCAATGCCGGCCCGGCCTCATTGGTGACCTTCACCCTCGACGGCAACTTCACCGTCGCCTCTAACGTGATTTCCGCATCGGGTGCCAAGTATGCCGGCGGCCAGTATATCTGGTGGACGAAAGGTGACGAGGCAACGCTCTACGATGCGACGAAGGGCGAGAATGATGCCGGGATCGCCTGCAAGGCGGCCGGCTGA
- the dxr gene encoding 1-deoxy-D-xylulose-5-phosphate reductoisomerase, translated as MASRENAKRRLTILGSTGSIGTNTLDVVERLGGRDSFEIVALTGNGNIPLLAQQAIVHGAELAVTADDSHYASLKTALSGTGIEVASGRSGLIEAAERDAGWVMAAIVGNAGLAPTLAAASRGADIALANKECLVSAGSLFIEAVRKGGGRLLPVDSEHNAIFQVLEEHQRHAVERIILTASGGPFRTKTLEEMRHVTADVARAHPNWSMGLKISIDSASMFNKALEMIEAKHLFGLRPEQIEVIVHPQSVIHSMVGYTDGSVLAQLGCPDMRTAIGYALSYPSRCDLPIERLDFAKLSRLDFEAPDEIRFPAIRLARRAMEQGGVQGAVLNGAKETALEAFIAGRAGFLDMAEIVEQVMDKLSDLPAAVTMDDVFAADEKARQLAAGLIR; from the coding sequence ATGGCATCCCGCGAAAACGCGAAGCGCCGACTGACGATCCTGGGCTCGACCGGCTCCATCGGCACCAATACGCTCGATGTCGTCGAGCGGCTGGGCGGTCGCGACAGTTTCGAGATCGTCGCTCTGACCGGAAACGGCAACATTCCGCTGCTGGCGCAGCAGGCGATTGTCCACGGCGCAGAGCTTGCCGTTACCGCCGACGACAGCCATTACGCCAGCCTGAAGACAGCGCTCTCCGGCACCGGCATTGAGGTTGCGTCAGGCAGGAGCGGCCTGATCGAGGCGGCGGAGCGCGACGCCGGCTGGGTGATGGCGGCAATCGTCGGCAATGCCGGACTTGCCCCGACGCTGGCCGCCGCAAGCCGCGGCGCCGACATCGCGCTTGCCAACAAGGAATGCCTGGTTTCCGCCGGCAGCCTGTTCATCGAAGCGGTCAGGAAGGGCGGCGGCCGCCTCTTGCCGGTCGATAGCGAACACAACGCCATCTTCCAGGTGCTGGAAGAGCACCAGCGCCATGCCGTCGAGCGCATCATCCTCACAGCCTCCGGCGGCCCCTTCCGCACCAAGACACTCGAAGAGATGCGCCACGTGACGGCCGACGTCGCCCGCGCCCATCCGAACTGGTCGATGGGTCTGAAGATCTCGATCGACAGCGCCTCGATGTTCAACAAGGCGCTGGAGATGATCGAAGCCAAGCACCTGTTCGGCCTCAGGCCGGAGCAGATCGAGGTGATCGTGCATCCGCAGTCGGTCATCCACTCGATGGTCGGCTACACCGATGGCTCGGTGCTGGCGCAGCTCGGCTGCCCCGACATGCGCACCGCCATCGGCTATGCGCTCTCCTATCCCAGCCGCTGCGACCTGCCGATCGAACGGCTCGACTTCGCCAAGCTGTCGCGCCTCGATTTCGAAGCGCCCGATGAAATCAGGTTTCCGGCAATCCGCCTGGCGCGCCGCGCCATGGAACAGGGCGGCGTGCAGGGGGCCGTGCTGAACGGCGCCAAGGAGACGGCGCTGGAAGCCTTCATCGCCGGTCGGGCCGGGTTCCTGGACATGGCCGAAATTGTCGAGCAGGTAATGGACAAGCTCTCGGACCTGCCTGCGGCCGTCACCATGGACGATGTCTTTGCCGCCGACGAAAAAGCCCGACAACTGGCTGCCGGGCTGATCCGATAG